TGTGGTAAATCAGTTTTACCACCTTCGCAAATTCCCCATTTAGTAGACTCTCAAGGTAACTTTTCCAGTAATCCCACCCAAGCAGGATTAAGTTATCAATTCAATCAAGCTACCCGTGCAGAATTGCGATTAGAAATATCTGCTCAATTAGAAAAATTTCGGGATTCTGGTTTAAATCTGGCTCATGTTGATGGACATTTACACCTTCATGTACATCCTGTTATTTTGAATATTTTAACAGAATTTGCCGCAGAATTTCAGATTAAATTTATTCGTCTACCTTCAGAAGAATTAAGCAAAAACCTCAAAATTGATAACCGTAATTTACTCACTAAAATAGTTTGGTCTATTGTTTTTGGACAATTACGCCGTTATGGAGAGGGTTTATTAAAAGCTAATAATATTAAATTTGCTGATAGAGTTTATGGATTGTTACAAACTGGTGACATGAGTGAAAAATATTTACTAGGTTTGATACCACAAATAGAATCTGAATTGGTAGAAATTTATTCTCATCCGGCTTTAGTAAATACTGAGACAAATAACGGTGGTGAAGTAGAATTAGCGGCTTTATTGAGTCAGGAAGTGCGTCAATTATTGACTGTGAAAGATTTTAAATTAAGTAATTATAATCAGTTAATTTAATTAACAATTTTGTATAAATATTAATATATAAAATATAATGTTGTTTAGCAGCGTCTGTTGTTGTCCATTCTAACTTTTATTGAATTTGTGTAGAATCTTCGAGAATAATTAAACGCAGATAAACGCGGATAAACACAGATAAATACCCTGATTTTACTTGCATCTACTATTATGGCACGCAAAACAAAAACAGTATCCTCAACTACAGTCACTCCTCTCGCGCTTTCTGACTTACATCTCCAGTTACAGGGTTTAGAGAAAGAACACCAATCTCTATTAAAGCAAATTAAGAAAAAGCGGACAGAATTAAATAACTTTGTCGAAAAAATGCGTTCTTTAGCGACAGAGGTATTTCATCGAGTTAGTCCAAATATGCAAACAATGGCCGAATTAGATGCAGAAATTAATGCTTTATTTGCAGAAATTTTAACTACGAAAAAAATGGGTAAACAAACCCAGAAAAATATCCAATCATTGTACAGAAGTTTACAAATGGGAGGAATTATTAGTTATAAACCTATTGAAGAAGAAGATGATGATGATGAAGAATTAGATGAACTATTTGAAGATAATGATTCTCAAGAAAATCATCAACGTCGTCGTCAATTTTGGGAAGCAGAACAAGATTCAGAATCTCCCACAGTAGCGAGAACAGATGAATCTAGAAAAATCCGACAGACCTTTTTGCGGTTAGCGGAAATCTTTCACCCTGATAAGGTTAAAGATAATGAAACCCAAATGACTCACACGGAAATAATGAAAGAAATTAATAAAGCTTACCAAGATGGAGATTTAGCGCGACTTTTGGAAATTGAACGTAAATATGAAGTCGGAGAAACAATTGATAATAATAGCGAAGATGATTTAAGTCGCAGATGTAAAAATATAGAACAACACAATCAAATTCTCAAAAATCAATATGAGAAATTGAAACAAGAACTTCGGTTAGCAAAAAATACCCCGGAAGGATCAATGGTTGCGGATTACAAAAAAGCAGCTAAACAAGGGATTGATTGTATTGAATTAATGCTGGAAACTATCCAATCTCAAACTAAGATAGTTGCGGAAATTCGTGATTTTGTTCAAGACTTTAAAGATAAAAAGATCACTATTAAAGAATTTCTCGCAGGTCCAGAAAGTCTCCGTTCTGTACAGGAAGATATGATGGAAGAACTACTGGAAAGAATGATGGAAGAATTTGGGGGGATGATGGATTTTAATTAGCAAATTATTTCAAGATTTGCTAATAATTATTAAGAGGGTGTTTGAAAAGTTATAGTTGATGTATCAAATATTTTTTACCCCACCCTAACCCTCCCCTTGTAAAGGGGAGGGAACTGGATTTTTATTGTTTCCCCCCTTTACAAGACAGGTTTCATCTTGATTTTTCAAATTATTACTCTAATTCCTGTATTTAAATGTTACGCAAAGTGCTGTAATCATGAAGATATAACCGAAAACTGTGATGATATAATTGATATTTAGTTTCCTTATTTGTGTGTATTTCTTGCAGAAATTCTAACCAAGTTTCCATAATTTCCGCCACATCAAAAACATCAGCTTTGATAATTTGACTAATAGCTACCGTTGACATCGGTTGAGTTTCTTCAGCAGTTAAAACCCGCAATATATCCATCGCAACATCAGATAAACCATCACCTTGCATCTTTTGCCATCGAGGGTAATGGTGATCGCATTTACCGAGTTACTATGACCTTTAAGGGTGAACTTTTCTGTTCCTGTTCCCAAATCCCAGATTTTGATAGTAGAGTTAACTTTTTTCTTCCTATTGCTAAATTCCAGATTTTGATAGTCTTGTCAAGTGAACCAGAAATCACGGTTTTTCCATCGGGTGTCAGTATTTTCATAGATATTACATATTGTTAGAAAAAACGAGTTCTTGGAATTGTTTTTGCATCTCATGATCTAACTTTTTGGACTCTTTGATAAAATTTAAATTCCTCGTGGTTTTAGCAATTTCTAACAGAGATTGATCAATATTATAATCCTTAGACTCAATCAACCAAGTAAGAATTTCAAAAAGATGCCAGACCAATTGCGATCCTTCGTAAACAGTTAAAGGAAGGTTTGAATTACTTTTTGATAGTAATTTTTGGATATTTTGTCTCGAACATCCTATAAGTTTTGCAACATCCGTTATACCAACAAAATCAGGTGAAGCTTCTATAAGTTCTGCTTGTGGAATGGCTTTTCTTACATCTTTTATTGCACTGGATATCGCCTCACACGCAGATGATGCCTCACGAATAAAATCAAGTCCAATAAAACCTTTCATACCAATACCAATAATTGCATCATCACAGCCTGATTCATAAAGGACTTCAATGTACATATCAGGATCAGTAACAGGGTTGGGAAGTTTGAATTTTAGAGTGAATTCATATTCTTGCATTTTGCATTATCCTTCATTAGAAGTAGTCGGTTGTTTTTCCTCTAAACGAATACACTTATCAACTACTTTCCGAATTAGTTTTGCGTGATTAGTAGGATTTCTGGGTGTACTCCAAATACTATTGATACAAAATTGTCCACATCTGCATTCAGAATCATTGTAAGGGCAATAAATTTTACCCCAAGCGTGAGAACCTCCTACTTCTACAGACCAGCCTTTCGTAACCGCATAATCCAATGCAGCTTGTATTTCTTTATTAGGATGTTGTTTATTTGCCATTATTCTAGACACCTATAATCTTAGTCTGTAAAAAGTAGGTTGTCAACTGACAACTTACTTAACAATACCTTATAGCGGTATGCACTTGAGTGGGCGTAGAGAGCGGGTGGGGAATACCGAAAAATAGAGGAGATAAGCAAGAAAGTTAGATAACCTAAGCGATCAGGGCTATTTCATTCTAAAATCTGACATTTTGTGTATTTACGAGAATGCGCCATTTTGGGCTTGGTGGGATTCTATCTCACGATGGCTGGAAATACCTAAATTCGTTGCTTAAATCTAGAATGAAATCTGTCCGTTCGCTGATTTTGAAGAGACAAGAGGAATTAAAGCCTTAATGCAAAAGGAAACAGGTGATTTTCAAGTAATTCGTTAATTATAGGTAAAATTTATGACCATCACAGAAGGCTTCCAGAGGTGATTATTTAAGGCACAGGGATAGCATCAATCATAAAATGGCAAAAGCTCTATATGAGATGAAAATGCCTGAATCAATTGAATTGCCTGGATTACAAGCCCTGTAGGGCTTAATTAAATCTTGCGGGTTAAAAATGAGCGAACGGACTGTGAAATAGCCCTGGCATCAGCAATTTTAACATTATTTGATGTGGGTATTCTTTCTAGGTTAATAATTTTTAAATCTACAAATGAGTACAACACCATTAATCAAGTTTAGTGTGCCTTACGGCTTTGCCTAACACACCCTACAAATGCTATATTTACTAATAATTATTAACCATTTTCCTCATTACGAATTACCCGATGTTTTTGCAAATCTGCTAAATTACAAGCCTCTAAAGCCCTAGCATGAGTAGCTTCTAAAACTACGGTCGGTGCAACACCATCTTCTAAAGCTTCTTGCCATCTTGCAGCGCATAAACACCAACAATCACCGGGTTTTAAACCGGGAAAACTAAAATGATATACAACACTTTGCGCGACTGAGACAGGTTTCATCTTGATTTTGCAAATTATTCCTTTAATTATTGTATTTAAATGTTACGCAAAGTGCTGTAATCATGAAGATATAACCGGAAACTGTGATGATACAATTGATATTTAGTTTCCTTATTTGTGTGTATTTCTTGCAGAAATTCTAACCAAGTTTCCATAATTTCCGCCACATCAAAAACATCAGCCTTGATAATTTGACTAATAGCTACCGTTGACATTGGTTGAGTTTCTTCAGCAGTTAAAACCCGCAAAATATCCATCGCAACATCAGATAAACCATCACCTTGCATCTTTTGCCAATGTTGTTGATAATAGGTTTCTAAATCTAGGGGAATTTGCTCAAAATTATTGACAGAATAAAAACCATCAGCCATAGCTTTTAAAACCTGCTGCACATACATAAAATTATCTTCATTTTCATTAATTAATTCAATTATATTTCTCTGCGAACTCTGCGTCTCTGCGGTTCGTTTCTTCCGAATATATGCTTGAATATCCTCCCGATTTTCCACTGGATAATCTGCTAAATCTAAAACCTGTGAAGGTGCTTCAATTAACAACCCACTATGGGACTTTTTATAAGGACGACGAGCGAAAATAAAATAAATTTGATCCGGTAAATATCGCGGTAGATAAAATAAATTTGTTCCTACAGCTTGACTATTTATATCAATTCCATCCAAACCATCAATGACAATAATTATTTTCTGATCTGGTAAATTCTCGCTGACTTGTTGCAATAAAGTAGAAAATAACCAACTTCCCTCATGTGCATTGATAAATCCTGTCTCCGTCATCCTTTGCGGGGAGGGTTGGGGAGGGGTGCTAGATAAATTCTCTAACAATAAATTTAACTGTGTACAAACCTCTGGAAAAAATGCCTCAACTCGATTTTTACCGGCAATTTGGACATTGTAATAAATAGTATGGGGATTTTGGCGCACAAATTGGGCAAGAATGGCACTTTTACCGCTACCGGGAACACCCACAATGGTGAAATAACCCTTGAGGTAACGGTGGAGAAAATTATTAATAGCAGTGAAGACAAAATCACGACCAACAAAATTTTCACTCTTTGCTGAAGCAGAGAAAGATAAACTATTCATCTGTCACCTTTCCTTGCAAACGCAGAAAATGTAACCTTCCTGATTCTTCTCTCGCAACTATTGTCACCCCATCGTGAGCAACTACACAGTGAGTTATAGAACGTTCTCCGGTGAAAGTTGCTATTTCCTTTCTGGTTGCTAAATTCCAGATTTTGATAGTGTTGTCATCAGAACCAGAAATCACAGTTTTTCCATCGGGTGTTACTACGATCGCATTTACCAAGTCACTATGACCTTTGAGGATGAACTTTTTTGTTCCTGTTCCCAAATCCCAGATTTGGATAGTCATGTATGAACAAGAAATCACGGTTTTTCCATCGGGTGTGACTGCGATCGCACGTACATAGGAACGATGACCTTGAAGGGTGAATTTTTCTGTTCCTGTTCCCACATCCCAGATTTTGATAGTGTTGTCAGATGAACCAGAAATCACGGTTTTGCTATCGGGTGTGAGTGCGATTCCAATTATTAAGGAACTATGACCTGTGAGGGTGAACTTTTCTGTTCCTGTGACCAAATCCCAAATTTTGATAGTGTTGTCACCCGAAGCAGAAATCACAGTTTTTCCATCGGGTGTGAGTGCGAGTGCTGTTACCCAATCACTATGACCTTGAAGGGTAAAATTTTGTGTACCTGTTTCCAAATCCCAGATTTTAATAGTCTTGTCCCAAGAACCTGAACCAGAAATCACAGTTTTTCCATCGGGTGTGACTGCGATTGCTTTTACCCGATCACCATAACCTTCAAGGGTCAACTTTTCTGTACCTGTTTCTAAATCCCAGATTTTAATCCAGATTTTAATAGTGTTGTCCCAAGAACCAGAAATCATCGTTTTACCATCGGGTGTGACTGCGATCGCTTCTACTACCTTATGACCTTTGAGGGTGAATTTTTCTGTTCCTGTTCCCAAATCCCAGATTTTAATAGTGCTGTCCCAAGAACCAGAAATAAAAGTTTTGCCATCGGGGGTGACTGTGATCGTACTGATCACACTTACCGGGGAACAACTATGAACTTCAAGAGTGAACTTTTCTGTTCCTGTTTCCAAATCCCAGACTTTGATACTCTTGTCCCAAGAACCAGAAATCACCGTTTGTCCATCGGGTGTGACTGCGATCGCTTCTACCGAGTCACTATGACCTTCAAGGGTGAACTTTTCTGTTCCTGTTCCCAAATCCCAGATTTTGATAGTGTTGTCATCAGAACCAGAAATCACCGTTTTACCATCGTGTGTGACTGCGATCGCATTTACCGACTCACTATGACCAGTAAGGGTGAACTGTTCTTTTCCTGTTCCCAAATCCCAGATTTTGATAGTGTTGTCACCTGAACCAGAAATGACGGTTTTACCATCGGGTGTCAGTGCGATCGCATTTACCGACTCACTATGACCAGTAAGGGTGAACTGTTCTTTTCCTGTTCCCAAATCCCAGATTTTGATAGTGTTGTCACCTGAACCAGAAATGACGGTTTTACCATCGGGTGTCAGTGCGATCGCATTTACCGACTCACTATGACCTTCTAGAGTGCGAATTAATCCACCACCAGGAGGTGTGAGGCTACCTATTAAACTATATAAACCTGTATTTTTATCTGTGGCGATTTGTGCTAATAAATTTTTAATTTCTGGTAAATCAAAATATGTTAGTCGCGCTGATAACTGTCCCTTGAGTTGTTTTGGATATTTAAATATTATGTGTGTTGAGCTAAATAAAGCCCTTTGAATTAATTTTAATGCTTTGACAGTTTCCGCATAATTTGAATTATTCCTGATTTCAGAATTATCTAATAAATCATAATCTTCAATTAGTGATTGCACTCCAAATAAAGGATGATTAATTTTCTCTTCAATAAAGTAGTAGTTAGCCAATAATTTACATAGTTTCTCATATTCTTGATTATTGAATCGTAATTGGAGATATTCACGTAAAAACTGTTCTTTTTCTTCCTCTGACTTTTCATTAAAAAAACTGTGAAAGTTACTCATAGTATTAATCCCTCATCCATCTTATTAGCAACTTCCGCACCAATTTCTGGTAAACTCACCCCCGCAGCTTCCACAATATCCTGACGTTGTAAAAAATCGCGGAAACTTTCATGATAAAAGCGATAACGAGGCGGTTGATAGGTTTTTTGTTCCTGTAAAAATTGCGTCCAATCTTTCAGAACTTCCTGAACTGTGAGATTATCTTGCTGGGAATATTTGACAATCATTTCACGGGATACAGGACTTTTTAAAGCACACATCACATAAATGATTTTAATTTTATCCTTGGGTAAGGGTCTAGTAGTCATTCCCATAATTCGCCAATGACTATAATAATATCCCTCTAAACCTTCAGGCAATTCTTCTAGTTTTTCATCCTTATAAAATCCATCTGCAATAGCTTCTAACACAAGGCGTAAATACATGAAATTGTTTTCACTTTTAGCGGCAATAGTATCAACAAATTGCGCTTTACTAAGTCCATTTTGTTTATCTATCCAGTCGTCTAAACCTATTTGATATTTTGGTAAAGC
The DNA window shown above is from Anabaena sp. WA102 and carries:
- a CDS encoding J domain-containing protein, translating into MARKTKTVSSTTVTPLALSDLHLQLQGLEKEHQSLLKQIKKKRTELNNFVEKMRSLATEVFHRVSPNMQTMAELDAEINALFAEILTTKKMGKQTQKNIQSLYRSLQMGGIISYKPIEEEDDDDEELDELFEDNDSQENHQRRRQFWEAEQDSESPTVARTDESRKIRQTFLRLAEIFHPDKVKDNETQMTHTEIMKEINKAYQDGDLARLLEIERKYEVGETIDNNSEDDLSRRCKNIEQHNQILKNQYEKLKQELRLAKNTPEGSMVADYKKAAKQGIDCIELMLETIQSQTKIVAEIRDFVQDFKDKKITIKEFLAGPESLRSVQEDMMEELLERMMEEFGGMMDFN
- the hpnK gene encoding hopanoid biosynthesis-associated protein HpnK, producing the protein MSYLIINADDFGFSQGVNAAIIQAHEEGVLTSTSLMVSGDAAQEAIALAKDHPQLAVGLHLVLVCGKSVLPPSQIPHLVDSQGNFSSNPTQAGLSYQFNQATRAELRLEISAQLEKFRDSGLNLAHVDGHLHLHVHPVILNILTEFAAEFQIKFIRLPSEELSKNLKIDNRNLLTKIVWSIVFGQLRRYGEGLLKANNIKFADRVYGLLQTGDMSEKYLLGLIPQIESELVEIYSHPALVNTETNNGGEVELAALLSQEVRQLLTVKDFKLSNYNQLI
- a CDS encoding ATP-binding protein, with translation MNSLSFSASAKSENFVGRDFVFTAINNFLHRYLKGYFTIVGVPGSGKSAILAQFVRQNPHTIYYNVQIAGKNRVEAFFPEVCTQLNLLLENLSSTPPQPSPQRMTETGFINAHEGSWLFSTLLQQVSENLPDQKIIIVIDGLDGIDINSQAVGTNLFYLPRYLPDQIYFIFARRPYKKSHSGLLIEAPSQVLDLADYPVENREDIQAYIRKKRTAETQSSQRNIIELINENEDNFMYVQQVLKAMADGFYSVNNFEQIPLDLETYYQQHWQKMQGDGLSDVAMDILRVLTAEETQPMSTVAISQIIKADVFDVAEIMETWLEFLQEIHTNKETKYQLYHHSFRLYLHDYSTLRNI
- a CDS encoding WD40 repeat domain-containing protein; amino-acid sequence: MSNFHSFFNEKSEEEKEQFLREYLQLRFNNQEYEKLCKLLANYYFIEEKINHPLFGVQSLIEDYDLLDNSEIRNNSNYAETVKALKLIQRALFSSTHIIFKYPKQLKGQLSARLTYFDLPEIKNLLAQIATDKNTGLYSLIGSLTPPGGGLIRTLEGHSESVNAIALTPDGKTVISGSGDNTIKIWDLGTGKEQFTLTGHSESVNAIALTPDGKTVISGSGDNTIKIWDLGTGKEQFTLTGHSESVNAIAVTHDGKTVISGSDDNTIKIWDLGTGTEKFTLEGHSDSVEAIAVTPDGQTVISGSWDKSIKVWDLETGTEKFTLEVHSCSPVSVISTITVTPDGKTFISGSWDSTIKIWDLGTGTEKFTLKGHKVVEAIAVTPDGKTMISGSWDNTIKIWIKIWDLETGTEKLTLEGYGDRVKAIAVTPDGKTVISGSGSWDKTIKIWDLETGTQNFTLQGHSDWVTALALTPDGKTVISASGDNTIKIWDLVTGTEKFTLTGHSSLIIGIALTPDSKTVISGSSDNTIKIWDVGTGTEKFTLQGHRSYVRAIAVTPDGKTVISCSYMTIQIWDLGTGTKKFILKGHSDLVNAIVVTPDGKTVISGSDDNTIKIWNLATRKEIATFTGERSITHCVVAHDGVTIVAREESGRLHFLRLQGKVTDE